ACTCCTGATTACTTCTCACATTTGCCCGTAGCTGACGCCGGATGGCGGCCAAACCGGGCTGATGAACTATCGGCCATCTGACATGTCATGTCAAGCAAGCATCCGGCATACCGGATCCGCGTGCTGGACACAGGTCGCTATTTTGGCTCTGCAGGTTGGACATCACAAGTGAACATTCGTTCATTTATCAGCCAATGCACCCGCACTATCAGGACGGTTCTATCGCCCTAAGATGCTGACGCACGGATAAATATGAGCCAAGCCAGCCGAGGAACGAGGCCAAAAACACCAGCTGAACCAATTCGGTAAAGCTTAAGGAAGCCATTTCGATATCGCTGCCGTAGAGCCCGAGCAGCTCGGCAATGGCGCCATCGAGATACCACACCAGCAGGTTGATAATGATCCAGGCCAGCATGCCGCCGATCACCCCATACCAGATGCCGGTGTACAAAAACGGCCGTTGAATAAAGGCTTCGGTAGCCCCAACCAGCTTCATCACCTCGATTTCGTTGCGCCGATTCATAATCGCCAGTCGAATGGTATTGCCTATGATAAGTACCACGGCCACCACCAGGAGCGCGGCAATGGCAAGCACAGTGCGTTCCAGTAAGCGCACCACGGCCTGCAGTCGTTCCAGCCATTCGATGTCGAGGCGGCCAAAGCTGACGCCCTGCTCGCGCTCAAGCTTGGTCAACAGCTCGCGGGCGCCTATAGGGCTTGAGAATTTCTCGGTGGGCAGCACAGTCACCACTGCAGGCAGTGGATTGGACTCGAGATACGACAGGGCCTCGCCAAAGCCTGAGAGACGCTGAAACTCAGCCAGTGCTTCGTCCCGATTAATGTAGTGCACCTCAGCTACCTCCGGGTACACCTTGATGCGGGAGATCAGACTTTGAATTGCCTGCTCGTTCTTGCCTTCTTCAATAAACAGCGAGATCTCAGCGGCGTTGTTCCAGGACTGAGTGATGGTGTCGGCGTTTTTAACCAGTACCTGCAGCGCGGCAGGCAGACTCAGACTCACCCCCAGCACCGCCATGGTC
This portion of the Shewanella amazonensis SB2B genome encodes:
- the ftsX gene encoding permease-like cell division protein FtsX; protein product: MREHGELTRSKLPISGQIVMFFIRHIQQGMASIGELWRNPVSSLMTMAVLGVSLSLPAALQVLVKNADTITQSWNNAAEISLFIEEGKNEQAIQSLISRIKVYPEVAEVHYINRDEALAEFQRLSGFGEALSYLESNPLPAVVTVLPTEKFSSPIGARELLTKLEREQGVSFGRLDIEWLERLQAVVRLLERTVLAIAALLVVAVVLIIGNTIRLAIMNRRNEIEVMKLVGATEAFIQRPFLYTGIWYGVIGGMLAWIIINLLVWYLDGAIAELLGLYGSDIEMASLSFTELVQLVFLASFLGWLGSYLSVRQHLRAIEPS